The Streptomyces sp. DH-12 genome has a window encoding:
- a CDS encoding endonuclease, with translation MLAVRIRRRKAVALASAALLAGLAVPALTPATAGAGTPAPAPARAAVVADYYEGAEGRTGAVLRSALHTIISDQTKLSYSAVWNALKETDEDPANSGNVILLYSGASRSKSANGGDTGDWNREHVWAKSHGGFGTSTGPGTDIHHLRPTDVQVNSIRGNKDFDNGGSAVANGGGSLTDSDSFEPRDAVKGDVARMIFYMAVRYEGTDGWPDLEPNDRVNNGSAPYTGKLSVLKAWHEQDPPDAFEQRRNDVIHDSYQHNRNPFIDHPEWVEAIW, from the coding sequence ATGCTCGCTGTACGCATACGGCGCCGGAAGGCGGTGGCGCTGGCGAGCGCCGCCCTCCTGGCCGGACTCGCCGTCCCCGCCCTGACCCCCGCCACGGCCGGCGCCGGGACCCCCGCCCCCGCGCCCGCCCGGGCCGCCGTCGTGGCCGACTACTACGAGGGCGCCGAGGGCAGGACCGGCGCGGTCCTCAGGTCCGCCCTGCACACGATCATCAGCGACCAGACGAAGCTCTCGTACTCGGCCGTCTGGAACGCCCTCAAGGAGACCGACGAGGACCCGGCGAACAGCGGCAACGTGATCCTGCTGTACTCCGGCGCCTCCCGCAGCAAGAGCGCGAACGGCGGCGACACCGGCGACTGGAACCGCGAGCACGTCTGGGCCAAGTCCCACGGCGGCTTCGGCACCTCCACCGGCCCCGGCACCGACATCCACCACCTGCGCCCGACCGACGTCCAGGTCAACAGCATCCGCGGCAACAAGGACTTCGACAACGGCGGCAGCGCCGTCGCGAACGGCGGCGGCAGCCTCACCGACTCCGACTCCTTCGAGCCGCGCGACGCGGTCAAGGGCGACGTGGCCCGCATGATCTTCTACATGGCGGTCCGCTACGAGGGCACCGACGGATGGCCCGACCTGGAGCCCAACGACCGCGTGAACAACGGCAGCGCGCCGTACACCGGCAAGCTCTCCGTGCTCAAGGCGTGGCACGAGCAGGACCCGCCGGACGCCTTCGAGCAGCGCCGCAACGACGTCATCCACGACTCCTACCAGCACAACCGCAACCCGTTCATCGACCACCCGGAGTGGGTCGAGGCGATCTGGTAG
- a CDS encoding S28 family serine protease, whose translation MRKALRWLLALTVLIGTLSTAGAATAAEPEATGTTDIKERLLAVPGMSLIEEKPYTGYRFFVLNYTQPVDHRRPAKGTFQQRITVLHKDTARPTVFHTGGYSVSTTPRRAEPTQIVDGNQVSMEYRFFTPSRPEPADWSKLDIWQAASDQHRIFTALKKIYTENWISTGGSKGGMTATYYERFYPKDMDGVVAYVAPNDVVNKEDSAYDRFFRTVGTEECRDRLNGVQREALVRRAPLEKKYAAYAAENGYTFDTIGSLDRAYEAVVLDYVWGFWQYSTVADCQDIPADAKNATDEEIWNSVDAISGFSFYTDQGLSPYTPYYYQAGTQLGAPTIHFPHIEKKYVRYGYQPPRNFVPRSIDMKFQPHAMRDVDTWVRHNARHMLFVYGENDPWGAEPFRLGKGARDSYVFTAPGMNHGANVAGLVEKEKALATARILDWAGVAPNAVQANPAAAKPLAKFDAKLDKRDVEPRHALRP comes from the coding sequence ATGCGCAAGGCGCTCAGATGGCTGCTGGCGCTCACGGTGCTCATAGGCACACTGAGCACGGCCGGGGCGGCCACCGCCGCCGAGCCGGAGGCCACCGGCACCACTGACATCAAGGAGAGGCTGCTCGCGGTCCCGGGCATGAGCCTCATCGAGGAGAAGCCGTACACCGGGTACCGCTTCTTCGTCCTCAACTACACCCAGCCGGTCGACCACCGCAGGCCCGCCAAGGGCACGTTCCAGCAGCGGATCACCGTGCTGCACAAGGACACCGCGCGGCCCACCGTCTTCCACACCGGCGGCTACAGCGTCTCCACGACGCCCCGCCGCGCCGAGCCGACCCAGATCGTGGACGGCAACCAGGTCTCCATGGAGTACCGCTTCTTCACCCCGTCCCGGCCCGAGCCGGCCGACTGGAGCAAGCTGGACATCTGGCAGGCGGCCAGTGACCAGCACCGCATCTTCACCGCGCTGAAGAAGATCTACACCGAGAACTGGATCTCCACGGGCGGCTCCAAGGGCGGCATGACCGCCACCTACTACGAGCGCTTCTACCCGAAGGACATGGACGGCGTCGTCGCCTACGTCGCCCCCAACGACGTGGTGAACAAGGAGGACTCGGCCTACGACCGGTTCTTCCGCACCGTCGGCACCGAGGAGTGCCGCGACCGGCTGAACGGCGTGCAGCGCGAGGCGCTGGTGCGCCGGGCCCCGCTGGAGAAGAAGTACGCCGCGTACGCCGCCGAGAACGGCTACACCTTCGACACCATCGGCAGCCTCGACCGCGCCTACGAGGCGGTCGTCCTGGACTATGTGTGGGGCTTCTGGCAGTACAGCACCGTCGCCGACTGCCAGGACATCCCGGCGGACGCGAAGAACGCCACCGACGAGGAGATCTGGAACTCCGTCGACGCGATCTCCGGCTTCTCGTTCTACACGGACCAGGGCCTGAGCCCGTACACGCCGTACTACTACCAGGCCGGCACCCAGCTGGGCGCGCCGACCATCCACTTCCCGCACATCGAGAAGAAGTACGTCCGCTACGGCTACCAGCCGCCGCGCAACTTCGTGCCGCGCTCCATCGACATGAAGTTCCAGCCGCACGCCATGCGGGACGTCGACACCTGGGTCCGCCACAACGCCCGGCACATGCTGTTCGTGTACGGCGAGAACGACCCGTGGGGCGCCGAGCCGTTCCGCCTCGGCAAGGGCGCCCGCGACTCGTACGTGTTCACCGCGCCCGGCATGAACCACGGCGCGAACGTGGCCGGCCTGGTCGAGAAGGAGAAGGCGCTGGCCACGGCCCGCATCCTGGACTGGGCGGGCGTCGCCCCGAACGCCGTCCAGGCGAACCCGGCGGCGGCCAAGCCGCTGGCGAAGTTCGACGCGAAGCTCGACAAGCGGGACGTCGAGCCGCGGCACGCGCTGCGTCCGTGA
- a CDS encoding glycoside hydrolase family 3 protein has translation MPDSSPGSTASTARPSRRTVLAATAGVTSVLAAGGTVHAATGGHRPDDRKLRALISRMTLEEKVGQLFVMRVYGHSATDPDQADVDANLKEIGVRTAAELVARYRVGGIIYFAWAHNTRDPHQIADLSNGIQKASLGLPRGLPVLISTDQEHGIVARVGEPATLLPGAMNVGAGGSRSDARALGRIAGRELRALGIRQNYSPVADVNVNPANPVIGVRSFGSDPESVAELVAAEVRGYESSGVAATAKHFPGHGDTVTDSHEDLPWIHHTREQWEELDAPPFRAAIAAGIDSIMTAHIVVPALDGAEDPATLSHPILTGILREELGYDGVVVTDSLGMEGVRTKYGDDRVPVLALKAGVDQLLNPPSLDVAWNAVLKAVRDGELTEARLDESILRVLRLKARLGLFDDPYVSHAGVDRVVGTRSHLAAADRIAEHGTTLMVNEGGLLPLSRRRTPKVLVVGADPASPSGTTGPPTGVLADALTELGFTATALSTGTAPSAATVDRAVTAAQDADAVVVGTYNVTGSSSQRTLVERLLATGKPVVAVAIRNPYDVAHLPGVRAYLASYSWTDVELRAAARTIAGRARPRGRLPVPVQRADDPTAVLYPVGHGLTY, from the coding sequence GTGCCCGACAGCAGCCCCGGAAGCACGGCAAGCACCGCCCGTCCGTCCCGACGTACCGTCCTCGCCGCGACGGCGGGCGTCACCTCCGTCCTGGCGGCCGGCGGCACCGTCCACGCGGCCACCGGCGGGCACCGCCCCGACGACCGCAAGCTGCGCGCCCTCATCTCCCGTATGACGCTGGAGGAGAAGGTCGGCCAGCTCTTCGTGATGCGGGTCTACGGCCACTCCGCCACCGACCCCGACCAGGCCGACGTCGACGCCAACCTGAAGGAGATCGGCGTGCGCACCGCGGCCGAGCTGGTCGCCAGGTACCGCGTCGGCGGCATCATCTACTTCGCCTGGGCGCACAACACCCGCGACCCGCACCAGATCGCCGACCTCTCCAACGGCATCCAGAAGGCGTCCCTCGGTCTGCCGCGCGGTCTGCCGGTGCTGATCTCGACCGACCAGGAGCACGGCATCGTGGCCCGCGTGGGCGAGCCGGCGACGCTGCTGCCGGGCGCGATGAACGTCGGCGCGGGCGGCTCGCGGTCCGACGCGCGCGCCCTGGGCCGGATCGCGGGCCGTGAGCTGCGCGCCCTGGGCATCCGGCAGAACTACTCCCCCGTGGCCGACGTGAACGTCAATCCGGCCAACCCGGTGATCGGCGTGCGTTCCTTCGGCTCCGACCCGGAATCGGTCGCGGAACTCGTCGCGGCGGAGGTGCGGGGCTACGAGTCGTCCGGTGTCGCGGCCACCGCCAAACACTTCCCCGGGCACGGCGACACGGTCACCGACAGCCACGAGGACCTGCCGTGGATCCACCACACCCGCGAGCAGTGGGAGGAGCTGGACGCGCCGCCGTTCCGCGCGGCGATCGCCGCGGGCATCGACTCGATCATGACCGCGCACATCGTCGTCCCGGCGCTCGACGGCGCCGAGGACCCGGCCACCCTCTCCCACCCGATCCTCACCGGCATCCTGCGCGAGGAGCTGGGTTACGACGGCGTCGTGGTGACCGACTCCCTCGGCATGGAGGGCGTGCGCACCAAGTACGGCGACGACCGGGTGCCGGTGCTGGCGCTGAAGGCGGGCGTGGACCAGCTGCTCAACCCGCCGTCCCTGGACGTCGCCTGGAACGCGGTCCTGAAGGCCGTACGGGACGGCGAGCTGACGGAGGCGCGCCTCGACGAATCGATCCTGCGCGTGCTGCGCCTGAAGGCCCGTCTGGGCCTGTTCGACGACCCGTACGTCAGCCACGCGGGCGTGGACCGGGTCGTCGGCACCCGGTCGCACCTGGCCGCGGCCGACCGGATCGCCGAGCACGGCACGACCCTGATGGTCAACGAGGGCGGCCTGCTGCCGCTGTCCCGCCGCCGCACGCCCAAGGTGCTGGTGGTCGGCGCCGACCCGGCCTCCCCGTCCGGCACCACGGGCCCGCCCACCGGGGTGCTCGCGGACGCCCTGACCGAGCTGGGCTTCACCGCGACCGCCCTGTCCACGGGGACGGCGCCCTCGGCGGCGACCGTCGACAGGGCCGTGACGGCCGCCCAGGACGCGGACGCGGTGGTCGTCGGCACGTACAACGTCACCGGCTCCAGCAGCCAGAGGACGCTCGTCGAGCGGCTGCTGGCCACCGGGAAGCCGGTCGTCGCGGTGGCGATCCGCAACCCGTACGACGTGGCCCACCTGCCCGGCGTCCGCGCGTATCTCGCGTCGTACTCCTGGACCGACGTCGAGCTCCGCGCGGCGGCCCGCACGATCGCCGGCAGGGCACGCCCGCGCGGCAGGCTCCCCGTCCCGGTCCAGCGCGCCGACGACCCGACGGCGGTGCTGTACCCGGTGGGGCACGGGCTGACGTACTGA
- a CDS encoding ABC transporter ATP-binding protein: MTAQRGWARRLAAYAWRHPKDVVLALGSSLAGMAVMALVPLITKVIIDDVIGDKTRDMGTWAGLLIGAALAVYVLTYVRRYYGGRLALDVQHDLRTEMFGSIARLDGRRQDELSTGQVVGRATSDLQLIQGLLFMLPMTIGNLLLFLISLVIMASLSLPLTAVALAVAPALWWIAKRSRTRLHPSTWYAQAQAGAVAGVVDGAVSGVRVVKGFGQEDQETGKLREVGRRLYAGRLRTIRLNSRYTPALQSVPALGQVAMLALGGWLAVRGQITLGTFVAFSTYLAQLVGPVRMLAVVLTVAQQARAGTERVLDLIDTEPSLTDGTKDLPADAPATVEFDDVAFGYDPERPVLDGLSFEIRPGETLAVVGASGSGKSTVSLLLPRFYDVTRGAVLVGGHDVRELTTESLRAAIGLVPEDSFLFSDTVRANIAYGRPDATDEQIEAAARAAQADRFIGELPDGYDTTVGEHGLTLSGGQRQRIALARAILTDPRLLVLDDATSAVDARVEHEIHEALKSVMRGRTTLLIAHRRSTLNLADRIAVLDGGRLADIGTHDELQRRCPLYRRLLTDPDELGAVSPGHTPPAGPREEDTSVRAELDAEFDAERGVTPRLWTGDREPRDTALDGAPAGPELLAQVAALPPADDVPDVDEERAVRAEDSYGLRRLLQGFRTPLLISLGLVAVDAGMGLLLPVLIRHGIDEGVTRAAQGAVWAAALLGLLTVLTQWAAQTGEIRMTGRTGERVLYSLRLKIFAQLQRLGLDYYERELTGRIMTRMTTDVDALSTFLQTGLVTAFVSVVTFFGIMVALLVLDVGLALVVFATLPPLILATYVFRRASVKAYELARERVSAVNADLQESVAGLRIVQAFRRERDGARRFAERSAAYRSARIRGQWLISVYFPFVQLLSSVAAVAVLVVGGGRVDDGTLAIGSLVAYLLYIDLFFAPVQQLSQVFDGYQQASVSLGRIQELLREPTSTEAPAEPLPVTSLRGEIAFEDVHFSYGDGEEALTGVDLTIPAGQTVAFVGETGAGKSTLVKLVARFYDPTSGRVTVDGADLRDLDLTAYRHRLGVVPQEAYLFPGTVRDAIAYGRPDATDAEVEAAARAVGAHEMIATLDGGYLHEVAERGRNLSAGQRQLIALARAELVDPDVLLLDEATAALDLATEAQVNAATDRIAGRRTTLVVAHRLTTAARADRVIVMDHGRVAEDGTHEELLRKGGRYAALWRTFVGEDVPAPA; the protein is encoded by the coding sequence GTGACAGCGCAACGGGGATGGGCACGACGACTGGCCGCCTACGCGTGGCGCCACCCCAAGGACGTCGTCCTGGCCCTCGGCTCCTCCCTCGCCGGCATGGCCGTGATGGCCCTGGTCCCGCTGATCACCAAGGTGATCATCGACGACGTCATCGGCGACAAGACCCGGGACATGGGCACCTGGGCAGGCCTGCTGATCGGCGCCGCGCTCGCCGTCTACGTCCTCACCTACGTCCGCCGCTACTACGGCGGACGCCTCGCTCTCGACGTCCAGCACGACCTGCGCACCGAGATGTTCGGGTCGATCGCCCGGCTCGACGGCAGACGCCAGGACGAGCTGTCCACCGGGCAGGTCGTCGGCCGCGCCACCAGCGACCTCCAGCTCATCCAGGGCCTGCTCTTCATGCTGCCGATGACCATCGGCAACCTGCTGCTGTTCCTGATCTCCCTGGTCATCATGGCGTCGCTGTCCCTGCCGCTCACCGCCGTCGCGCTCGCCGTGGCCCCCGCCCTGTGGTGGATCGCCAAGCGCAGCCGCACCCGGCTGCACCCCTCCACCTGGTACGCGCAGGCACAGGCGGGCGCCGTCGCCGGGGTGGTCGACGGCGCGGTCAGCGGCGTGCGCGTGGTCAAGGGCTTCGGCCAGGAGGACCAGGAGACCGGAAAGCTCCGCGAGGTCGGCCGCCGGCTGTACGCGGGACGCCTGCGCACCATCCGGCTGAACTCCCGCTACACCCCCGCCCTCCAGTCCGTGCCCGCGCTGGGCCAGGTGGCGATGCTCGCCCTCGGCGGCTGGCTCGCGGTGCGCGGGCAGATCACCCTCGGCACCTTCGTCGCCTTCTCCACCTACCTCGCCCAGCTCGTCGGCCCGGTCCGGATGCTCGCCGTCGTCCTCACCGTCGCCCAGCAGGCCCGCGCCGGCACCGAACGCGTCCTCGACCTGATCGACACGGAGCCGTCCCTCACCGACGGCACCAAGGACCTGCCCGCCGACGCCCCGGCGACCGTCGAGTTCGACGACGTCGCCTTCGGCTACGACCCCGAGCGGCCCGTGCTGGACGGCCTGTCCTTCGAGATCCGCCCCGGCGAGACGCTCGCCGTGGTCGGCGCCTCCGGCTCCGGCAAGTCCACCGTCTCCCTGCTGCTGCCGCGCTTCTACGACGTCACCCGCGGCGCCGTCCTGGTCGGCGGCCACGACGTGCGCGAGCTGACCACCGAGTCGCTGCGCGCCGCCATCGGCCTGGTCCCGGAGGACTCGTTCCTGTTCTCCGACACCGTGCGCGCCAACATCGCGTACGGCCGCCCCGACGCCACCGACGAGCAGATCGAGGCCGCCGCCCGCGCCGCCCAGGCCGACCGCTTCATCGGCGAACTGCCCGACGGCTACGACACCACCGTCGGCGAGCACGGCCTGACCCTGTCCGGCGGACAGCGCCAGCGCATCGCCCTGGCCCGCGCGATCCTCACCGACCCGCGCCTCCTCGTCCTGGACGACGCGACGTCCGCCGTGGACGCACGGGTCGAGCACGAGATCCACGAGGCGCTGAAGAGCGTCATGCGGGGCCGCACCACCCTGCTGATCGCCCACCGCCGCTCCACCCTGAACCTCGCCGACCGCATCGCCGTCCTCGACGGCGGCCGGCTCGCCGACATCGGCACCCACGACGAGCTCCAGCGGCGCTGCCCGCTGTACCGCAGGCTGCTCACCGACCCCGACGAACTGGGCGCCGTCTCCCCGGGCCACACCCCGCCCGCCGGGCCGCGCGAGGAGGACACCTCCGTCCGCGCCGAGCTGGACGCCGAGTTCGACGCCGAGCGGGGCGTCACCCCCCGCCTGTGGACCGGCGACCGCGAGCCCCGCGACACCGCCCTGGACGGCGCACCCGCCGGCCCGGAACTGCTCGCACAGGTCGCCGCCCTGCCCCCGGCCGACGACGTCCCCGATGTCGACGAGGAGCGCGCCGTCCGCGCCGAGGACTCCTACGGCCTGCGCCGTCTGCTCCAGGGCTTCCGCACCCCCCTGCTGATCAGCCTCGGCCTGGTCGCCGTGGACGCCGGCATGGGCCTGCTGCTGCCGGTGCTGATCCGGCACGGCATCGACGAGGGCGTCACCCGCGCCGCCCAGGGCGCGGTCTGGGCGGCCGCCCTGCTGGGCCTGCTCACCGTGCTCACCCAGTGGGCGGCGCAGACCGGCGAGATCCGGATGACCGGACGCACCGGCGAACGCGTGCTGTACTCGCTGCGGCTGAAGATCTTCGCCCAGCTCCAGCGGCTCGGCCTCGACTACTACGAGCGCGAGCTGACCGGCCGGATCATGACCCGGATGACCACGGACGTCGACGCGCTGTCCACGTTCCTGCAGACCGGCCTGGTCACCGCGTTCGTCTCGGTGGTCACCTTCTTCGGCATCATGGTCGCCCTGCTGGTGCTCGACGTCGGTCTCGCCCTCGTCGTGTTCGCCACCCTGCCCCCGCTGATCCTCGCCACGTACGTCTTCCGCCGGGCCAGCGTGAAGGCGTACGAGCTGGCGCGGGAGCGGGTGTCGGCGGTCAACGCCGACCTGCAGGAGTCGGTGGCCGGGCTGCGGATCGTGCAGGCCTTCCGCCGCGAGCGGGACGGCGCCCGGCGGTTCGCCGAGCGCAGCGCCGCCTACCGCAGCGCCCGCATCCGCGGCCAGTGGCTGATCTCGGTGTACTTCCCGTTCGTGCAGCTGCTGTCCTCGGTCGCCGCGGTGGCGGTGCTGGTGGTGGGCGGCGGCCGGGTGGACGACGGCACGCTGGCCATCGGCTCGCTGGTCGCGTACCTGCTCTACATCGACCTGTTCTTCGCGCCCGTGCAGCAGCTCTCCCAGGTTTTCGACGGCTACCAGCAGGCGTCCGTCTCCCTCGGCCGGATCCAGGAGCTGCTGCGCGAGCCGACCTCCACCGAGGCGCCGGCCGAGCCGCTGCCGGTGACGTCCCTGCGCGGCGAGATCGCCTTCGAGGACGTGCACTTCTCCTACGGCGACGGCGAGGAGGCCCTCACCGGCGTCGACCTGACCATCCCCGCCGGGCAGACCGTCGCCTTCGTCGGCGAGACCGGCGCGGGCAAGTCCACCCTGGTCAAGCTGGTCGCCCGGTTCTACGACCCCACCTCCGGGCGGGTCACCGTGGACGGCGCCGACCTGCGCGACCTGGACCTGACCGCGTACCGGCACCGGCTGGGCGTCGTGCCGCAGGAGGCGTACCTCTTCCCCGGCACCGTCCGCGACGCCATCGCCTACGGCCGTCCGGACGCCACCGACGCCGAGGTGGAGGCCGCGGCCCGCGCGGTCGGCGCGCACGAGATGATCGCCACGCTGGACGGCGGCTACCTGCACGAGGTCGCCGAGCGCGGCCGCAACCTGTCGGCCGGACAGCGCCAGCTGATCGCGCTCGCCCGCGCCGAACTCGTCGACCCGGACGTGCTGCTGCTCGACGAGGCCACCGCCGCCCTCGACCTCGCCACCGAGGCGCAGGTCAACGCGGCGACCGACCGCATCGCGGGCCGCCGCACCACACTGGTCGTCGCCCACCGCCTGACCACCGCCGCCCGCGCCGACCGGGTGATCGTCATGGACCACGGCCGCGTCGCCGAGGACGGCACGCACGAGGAACTGCTGCGCAAGGGCGGCCGGTACGCCGCGCTGTGGCGGACGTTCGTCGGCGAGGACGTACCGGCGCCGGCCTGA
- the speB gene encoding agmatinase: MSSNETPRGPVDSSRVPRYAGPATFARLPRLDEVGRADVAVVGVPFDSGVSYRPGARFGGNAIREASRLLRPYNPAQDASPFALAQVADGGDIAVNPFHINEAVETVEAAADDLLGTGARLMTLGGDHTIALPLLRSVAKRHGPVALLHFDAHLDTWDTYFGAEYTHGTPFRRAVEEGVLDTSALSHVGIRGPLYGKQDLTDDEKMGFGIVTSADVYRRGADEVADQLRQRIGDRPLYVSIDIDCLDPAHAPGTGTPEAGGMTSRELLEILRGLASCNLVSADVVEVAPAYDHAEITSVAASHTAYELITIMSRQIAEARAK; the protein is encoded by the coding sequence ATGAGCAGCAACGAGACGCCCCGCGGCCCCGTCGACTCCTCCCGCGTGCCGCGCTACGCGGGGCCCGCGACCTTCGCCCGGCTGCCCCGCCTCGACGAGGTCGGCCGCGCCGACGTCGCCGTGGTCGGCGTGCCGTTCGACTCGGGCGTCTCCTACCGGCCCGGCGCCCGCTTCGGCGGCAACGCCATCCGCGAGGCGTCCCGGCTGCTGCGCCCCTACAACCCCGCGCAGGACGCCTCTCCGTTCGCCCTGGCGCAGGTCGCGGACGGCGGTGACATCGCCGTCAACCCGTTCCACATCAACGAGGCCGTCGAGACCGTGGAGGCCGCCGCCGACGACCTCCTCGGCACCGGCGCCCGCCTGATGACCCTCGGCGGCGACCACACCATCGCGCTGCCGCTGCTGCGCTCGGTCGCCAAGAGGCACGGCCCGGTCGCGCTGCTCCACTTCGACGCGCACCTCGACACCTGGGACACCTACTTCGGCGCCGAGTACACCCACGGCACGCCGTTCCGCCGGGCCGTCGAGGAGGGCGTCCTCGACACCTCCGCCCTCTCCCACGTCGGCATCCGCGGCCCGCTGTACGGCAAGCAGGACCTCACCGACGACGAGAAGATGGGCTTCGGCATCGTCACCTCCGCCGACGTCTACCGCCGCGGCGCCGACGAGGTCGCCGACCAGCTCCGCCAGCGCATCGGCGACCGCCCGCTGTACGTCTCCATCGACATCGACTGCCTCGACCCCGCCCACGCGCCCGGCACCGGCACCCCCGAGGCGGGCGGCATGACCTCCCGCGAACTGCTGGAGATCCTGCGCGGCCTCGCCTCCTGCAACCTGGTCTCGGCCGACGTCGTCGAGGTGGCGCCCGCCTACGACCACGCCGAGATCACCTCGGTCGCCGCGTCCCACACGGCGTACGAACTGATCACGATCATGTCCCGGCAGATCGCGGAGGCCCGCGCCAAGTGA
- a CDS encoding thiamine pyrophosphate-binding protein, translating into MTHDHDLELRPTAAQTKAALNPPPGRTGGDLVVETLAGLGATTVFGLPGQHALGVFDALRRSDLRYIGLRVENNAGFAADAYGRITGEAAPLLLSTGPGALTSLAALQEAAAASAPVLAISSQVPTAGLGGGRHGYLHELPDQSASFRGVVKSVHTVRTASQIPSAIAAAWKSALTVPHGPVWVEIPQDVLLAETMLPVVTAMDATPDELPPRPELTALAAHLLAGADRPAIIAGGGVVRSDASGKLRQLAERIQAPVVTTPGGKGAFPWTHPLSLQSWLEDRHTTDFLEDADVLLVVGSGLGELSSNYHTFAPRGRVVQIEADLGKLESNHPGIGIHADARLALQALLETVEPREDETAPARVRELLDRVRARIDAQDLALEQQVLTAVRRALPTGSPSFWDMTILAYWAWSAFDAMGPNHLHSAQGAGGLGYGFPAALGAAVADPTRPVLAVSGDGGALYSIAELATARQYDLDVTWLIVDDGGYGILREYMTDAFGEPTATELTRPDFVALARSFGVPGARTTPETLERDLAEALAAPGPSVVVLPAVLRMFAPTHLD; encoded by the coding sequence GTGACGCACGACCACGACCTGGAGCTCCGCCCGACCGCCGCCCAGACGAAGGCGGCGCTGAACCCTCCCCCCGGCCGTACCGGCGGTGACCTGGTCGTGGAGACCCTGGCCGGGCTCGGCGCGACGACCGTCTTCGGACTGCCCGGCCAGCACGCCCTCGGCGTGTTCGACGCCCTGCGCCGCTCCGACCTGCGCTACATCGGCCTGCGCGTGGAGAACAACGCCGGCTTCGCGGCGGACGCGTACGGCCGCATCACCGGCGAGGCGGCCCCGCTGCTGCTGTCCACCGGCCCCGGCGCGCTGACCTCGCTGGCCGCGCTGCAGGAGGCGGCGGCCGCGTCCGCACCGGTGCTGGCGATCAGCAGTCAGGTGCCGACCGCCGGGCTCGGCGGCGGCCGCCACGGCTATCTGCACGAACTCCCCGACCAGTCCGCCTCGTTCCGGGGCGTGGTCAAGTCCGTGCACACGGTCCGCACGGCCTCCCAGATCCCTTCGGCGATCGCGGCGGCCTGGAAGTCGGCGCTCACCGTCCCGCACGGACCGGTGTGGGTGGAGATCCCGCAGGACGTGCTGCTCGCCGAGACGATGCTGCCGGTGGTGACGGCGATGGACGCCACCCCGGACGAGCTGCCCCCGCGCCCCGAACTCACCGCGCTCGCCGCGCACCTGCTGGCCGGCGCGGACCGCCCCGCGATCATCGCGGGCGGGGGAGTGGTCCGCTCCGACGCCTCCGGCAAGCTGCGGCAGCTCGCCGAGCGGATCCAGGCGCCGGTGGTGACCACCCCCGGCGGCAAGGGCGCCTTCCCGTGGACCCACCCGCTGTCCCTCCAGTCCTGGCTGGAGGACCGCCACACCACCGACTTCCTGGAGGACGCGGACGTCCTGCTCGTCGTCGGCTCCGGACTCGGCGAACTCTCCTCGAACTACCACACGTTCGCACCGCGCGGCCGGGTCGTCCAGATCGAGGCCGACCTCGGCAAGCTGGAGTCCAACCACCCCGGCATCGGCATCCACGCGGACGCCCGCCTCGCGCTCCAGGCGCTCCTGGAGACGGTCGAACCGCGCGAGGACGAGACCGCCCCCGCGCGGGTGCGGGAGCTGCTGGACCGGGTGCGGGCCCGCATCGACGCGCAGGACCTCGCGCTGGAGCAGCAGGTGCTGACGGCCGTGCGGCGCGCCCTGCCGACCGGTTCGCCGTCCTTCTGGGACATGACGATCCTCGCCTACTGGGCGTGGTCGGCGTTCGACGCGATGGGCCCCAACCACCTGCACTCGGCGCAGGGCGCCGGCGGCCTCGGCTACGGCTTCCCGGCGGCCCTCGGCGCGGCGGTCGCCGACCCCACCCGCCCGGTGCTGGCGGTCTCCGGCGACGGCGGCGCGCTGTACTCGATCGCCGAGCTGGCTACGGCACGCCAGTACGACCTCGACGTCACCTGGCTGATCGTCGACGACGGTGGCTACGGCATCCTGCGCGAGTACATGACCGACGCCTTCGGCGAGCCCACGGCGACGGAACTGACCCGCCCGGACTTCGTGGCCCTGGCGCGGTCCTTCGGGGTGCCGGGAGCGCGGACCACCCCCGAGACCCTGGAGCGGGACCTCGCCGAGGCCCTGGCGGCTCCGGGCCCGTCCGTGGTCGTCCTCCCGGCGGTCCTGCGGATGTTCGCGCCGACCCACCTGGACTGA